The Streptomyces sp. NBC_00286 nucleotide sequence CACGTCCCGGTGGCGCGACATCGACACGATCGTGACCTTGTGGCGGTCGGCGAGCGCCGAAGCGAGGTTGAGTGTGGTGCGGACGGTCCCCCCGATGGCGTACGCGTTGTGCAGCAGAAACACGATCCTCATGCGTTTCGCGGCCTTCCTGCGCTTCATCCCGTGCGTGCCTTCCCCGTCGCGGCTCTCGTCGCCCTCGGGTCCTTCTGATGGACCCGGCCCCCGGGAGACAGCGGCCGGGCGAGGTGAGCCACCGGTCCCAGCGGGGTGAGAACCGGGTAAGAGACCCGGTCGTACCCCTGCTCATCAGGTACTACGTATCCCAGGCCTTGGCAGACTGGTCGTGTGCCCCACAACGTGCTGCTCGCCGAGGACGACCGTGCCATCCGCCACGCTCTGGAACGTGCCCTGCCCCTTGAAGGGTACGAGGTGACGGCCGTCGCCGATGGCGTGGAGGCTCTCGCGCAGGCCCATCGCAGTCCGCCGGACGTCCTCGTGCTCGACGTGATGATGCCGGGCATCGACGGCCTCCAGGTGTGTCGCGTGCTGCGTGCCGAGGGCGACCGTACGCCGATCCTGATGCTCACCGCGCGCGTGGAGACCGCCGACCGCATCGCCGGCCTGGACGCCGGAGCGGACGACTACGTCGTCAAACCCTTCGACGTCGACGAGGTGTTCGCCAGACTGCGCGCACTGCTGCGACGTACGGACCTTGCCGTCGGCGTACCCGAGGAACAGCAACGCATGCCCGGCGCCCAAGTCGCGGTGGCGGGGCTGCGGATCGATCCTCCGGCTCGGCGCGTCTGGCGCGGGGAGCGTGAGATCGACCTCACCCGCACGGAGTTCGACCTCCTGGAACTCCTCGCCCGCAACGCCGGCATCGTCCTCGACCACTCCACGATCTACGACCGCATCTGGGGCTACGACTTCGGCCCCGGCTCCAAGAACCTCGCCGTGTACGTCGGTTACCTGCGGCGCAAGCTCGACGAGCCGGGCGCGTCCGCCCTGATCCACACGGTGCGGGGCGTGGCACGTGGTCGCGTTAGCTCGATTCGTGTGATGGTCGGCTTTCAGGCTTGCGGTGCTCTAGGCCGACCGGGTTAACGTGATCACGTGATCTGGGACGTCGGGTACGGCGTCGGCATCTGGGACGTCGGGTACGGCGTCGGCATCTGGGACGTCGGGTACGGCGTCGGCGTGCGGGGCCCCCGTTCCACCGGAGTGATGGTTCGGGGCCTCCCCGTCGCCTCTGGTCGTACCCATCTGGCCAGGTCACGCAGGGAACCGGCCTCCCGGGATCGGACCACGCACAGGATGCGTGTCGCCGCCCCGGGGTTGAGTACGCCGGGGACCTGGGGGTCCCCCCGGACGGAGTCTGGGGGAGCGCCCAAGACCGTTCGGGGCGTGCGGCTGACCAGGCTCACTCTTGCTCAGTATTCAGGAACGGTACGTACTGAGGGAGGACGACCGGGGGCAGCCCGCCGCTGTCGGCGACGCTGACGACCGGCGGGCCGCGTCGGCCCCGACCGCCGGGCGGCTGGTGGAACACCGCGACGCCGAGGCCGGCGGCGAGGTGTACCGGGTCGCGACCGTCGCACTCGGCGGGGGCCGGGGTGCGGTGCAGGTGGCGCAGGAGTTCTCCGGTACGGAGGACCTGCTGCGCGAACTCCAGCAGCGGACCGTGTTGTTGGTGTCCTCGGTCGTGCTCGCCGCGGGCCTCTTCGGCTGGTGGCTGGCCCGCCGGATCACCTCCCGCCTGGTCCGCCTCGCGGGCGCCGCCGAGAACGTGGCCCGCACGGGCCAACTCGCGACCCAGGTCCCGGTGACGGGCCGCGACGAGGTAGCCCGACTGGGCCGCTCCTTCGACCGCATGCTCGGCCGCCTCGCCCAGTCCGAGGAAGACCACGCCGCCTGGTCCAGGACGCGGGCCACGAACTCCGCACGCCTTTGACGTCCCTCCGCACCAACATCTCGATGCCCGCCGCATCAACGAACTCCCGCCCGCGGCCCGCGAGGACCTGGTAGCGGACCTGGCCCACGAGTCCCGCGAACTGACGGACTTGGTCAACGAGTTGGTCGACTTGGCCGCGGGCCAGCCCGCCACCGAGCCACCACAGCGGGTGGCTGTAGCTGACATCGCGGAGGACGTGGCGGTGGCGGCAAGGAGAAGAACGGCCCGGGAGATCGTCGTACGGGCAACTGGCGAGACGGTGGTCAACGGCCGCCCGGCGGCCCTGCAACGAGCACTGTCCAACTTGGTGGAGAACGCGGCGAAGTTCGACCGCGAAGGCACGTCCCCGATCGAGATCGAGGTGAGGGGCGGCGACGGGTCCGTCCGAGTCGAGGTCCTGGACCGAGGCCCAGGCCTCGCAGAAGAGGACCTTGAGCGAGTCTTCGACCGCTTCTACAGAGCACCGGCCGCGCGGAGCCTGCCCGGCTCGGGCCTAGGGCTGTCGATCGTGCGGGAGGTGGCGACGGCGCATGGGGGCGAGCCGTTCGCCCGTAGCCGGGAGGGGGGCGGCTCGGTGATCGGCTTCACGGTGACTGAGGGTCGCGCCCTGTAGGGGCGCGGGGCTGTGTCAATTTGCGGCTCCGCCGCGTGGGCGCGACAAGCCACGACGGACCCGCACCCGACAAACAACAGCTGCCTGCCGGGCTAATAGTCGCCCCAGGCCGCACGTTGCGGACAGCGGCGGTGGGCGCGGTGACGCTGGTCGCGTGAACGGGCGTACGAAGGAGTCGCAGAGGGGAAGAATCTTCCACATGCTGCCTAAAACCACCCCTGACGCCACTCCAGCCACTCTCGCCGCTCCCACGCACCCGGGCGCCCACCCCAACCCGCTCGGCCAGCTCTCCCTCGACGAACTCCGCCGCCGTACGAGCATGAAATGGCGCACCTATCCGGAGGACGTACTGCCCCTCTGGGTGGCCGAGATGGACGTCCCGCTCGCCGAGCCGGTCGCGCGTGCCCTCACGGACGCGATCGCGCTCGGCGACACGGGCTATCCGGCCGGGACGGCGTACGCGGAGGCGCTGGCGGAGTTCGCCGGGAAGCGGTGGGGGTGGGACGACTTCGCCGTGGAGCGTACGGCGATCGTGCCGGACGTGATGCTGGGCATCGTCGAGATGCTGAAGCTGGTGACGGGGCCGGGAGACCCGGTGGTCGTCAACTGCCCGGTCTACCCGCCGTTTTACCAGTTCGTACGGCACATGGACCGCACCGTCGTCGAGGCCCCGCTGGGCGAGGACGGCCGCCTGGACTTCGCGGAACTGGAGTCCGCCTTCGACCGGGTCACCGAGGGCGGCCGACGCCGGGCCGCGTATCTGCTCTGCAACCCGCACAATCCCACCGGCACGCTGCACACCACCGATGAACTGACCACCGTGGCACGGCTTTCCCACACGTACGGCATACGCGTGGTGGCCGACGAGATCCACGCCCCGCTCGTGTCGCCGGGCGCCCGCTTCGTCCCGTATCTGACGGTCCCCGGCGGCGAGAACGCCTTCTCCCTGATGTCCGCCTCCAAGGCCTGGAACCTGGCGGGCCTGAAGGCGGCCCTGGCCATCGCGGGCCCCGACGCGGCCGCGGAACTGGCCGAACTCCCCGAGGAGGTCAGCCACGGCCCCAGCCACGTGGGCATCCTGGCCCACACGGCGGCGCTCCGTGACGCGGGCCCTTGGCTGGACGCCCTGCTACTGGGCCTCGACGAAAACCGCCGGCTGCTTTCCGACCTCTTGGCCGAGCATCTGCCTTCCGTGGGCTACGCCCCCTCCGAGTCCACCTACCTCGCCTGGCTGGACTGCCGGTCCCTGCCCCTCGGCGACGACCCGGCGTCCGCCTTCCTGGAACGGGGCCGAGTCGCCCTGAACTCCGGCATCCCCTTCGGCACGGGCGGCGCCGGACACGTACGCCTGAACCTGGCGACGTCTGCGGAACTGCTCACGGAGGCGGTGCGACGGATGGCGCGGGCGCTGGCTTGAAGCGTCGGCTTGGGCGCTGGGTCATCTGACCAGTCGTGCGAGGAGGGCGGCGACGTCGGCCACGAGCTGGAGCCATGGGCGGGCCCGCTCGGCCCGCCGGCCCAGCCGCCGCACCCGGCCACCGGCCCGCCGTTCCTCCCGTCGCTGCAGCGCCCGGTCCCGTACCCGCTGTAAGGCCTTGATCCGCCGCGTCCCGAACCGTTTACGTCGCGTACGTCGCGTCATGACGAGACGCTAACGAGCCCCGCTTCCCACACGCAGGAGACGGGATCGCCAAAGGGGCCGAACGGTTATTGGCGGTAACCCGTACTTGCGGGAAGCCGGGCACCCGCGCTCCATCGCCCCAGTACGGGCTCCAGGAAGACGTGAGCCGGGCGGCACAACGTCTGCCCGTGCCGCTCGAAGAGCTCGTCACGGGAGTCGAAGTACCCGAGATCGACGAGGACTTGGGTGGACAAATCGCAGACCATGCCGCCCTGCGCCCCGCAGCTCACCGACCCACTCCAGTCCACGCCAACCCGCGCCACCGCATCGAAGAGCGTCTCACCCCCACGATTACTGAAGGCCTCGCCGCCTCCGGCAACCCCGTCGAACAGCTCCCCGACCGCCACCCACTCCCGACCGATCAGAAACTCGGGCCAGGCATCCAGCGGCTGAGCAGTGGACTGTCGACGCTGCCGCGTCTGGGCCGCTCCGACGGCGGTGAGGAGGTGACACGCGTGGCTGAGCGTCTCTCCGCGATCGTTGCGGAGATTGGAGACCAGCCACTGGTCGATGCGGTTGCGGAGGCAGGGGCAGGGGCAGGGGCCGCAGGGAATCACACACCCGGTCATCGTGTGCGCCGGTCCCGGCGCCGACGCACGGTAAAGGCACTGGCGAGCATGCCGAGGCCCCAGGCGATCAGAAGGGCACCCCATAGCGGCATGGTCACCTCCGGGATGAGAAGACGGATCTTGATACTCGCGCGGTTCTCGAAAATGAAGACCAGAGCGATCGCAGTGATCAGAACGAACGGTGCGAGGCGGCGGACACCGGGGCGGGAAAGGAATGGTGTGTGCGGCTGTTGGTCTGTGCTGGTTCGGGCCATGAGATGTCTCCATCACGTTGCCCCTTCATCCAGCGTCCTCTTCCAGCACGCGGCTCGCTACCGAAGGAGTGGCGGGACCGTAGGTTGCCACGGCGGCTCGGCCGTCCCGTCGCAGCGACGCCGATGGCCGAGATGCTTGCCGGCGCGGGGTGTGGAACGGTGGGAGAGGGCCGGGGGACCAGGCTCGGACGGGGGCAGTTGCTCCGCAGGGCCACCCCCCAGGAGGTGGCGTCATGGCTGACCAGGTCAGCGGGAGGCTTCCGGAGGAGCGGGCGGCGCGGGGCCGGGCGGCGCGTGCGGACGCGCCGCGCTCCGCTCACGCGGCGTACCAGCCCTCGGCGAAGCGACCGGACCCGGTGGACACCATCGAGGCGCAGTCGGCCGCCCGGCTGCCGGAACTCGTGCCCATCCGGTACGGGCGGATGCTGGAGTCCCCCTTCCGCTTCTACCGGGGTGCCGCCGCCATCATGGCCGGTGACCTGGCCGACACTCCCCGCTCGGGAATCACCGCGCAGCTCTGCGGGGACGCGCATCTGCTGAACTTCCGGCTGCTCGCCTCGCCCGAGCGGCATCTGGTGTTCGACATCAACGACTTCGACGAGACCCTGCCCGGCCCCTGGGAGTGGGACGTCAAGAGGCTGGCCGCCAGCCTGGCCATCGCCGGACGCGAGAACGGCTACACGGATGCCGAGCGGACCTTGGTCGTACAAACCACCGTACGGTCCTACCGCGAGCGGATGCGCCACTTCGCCGACCTGGGCAACCTCGCCGTCTGGTACACCCAGGCCGACGCGGACGCGCTGCGGGCACTGGCGGACCGGAGGCTGGGAGCGCGGGGCCGTGAGCGTACCCGGCGGGCCATGGCCAAGGCCCGCAGCCGCGACAGCCTCCAGGCCTTCGAGAAGCTGACGCGGGTGGCCGACGGCCGGCGCAGGATCACCCCCGACCCGCCCCTGATCGTGCCGCTGCAGGACCTGCTGCCGGGCGTCGAGCGTGAAGCGCTGGAGGAGCGGCTGCGCGAACTGATCGAGCGGTACAGCCACACCCTGCAGTCCGACCGCCGCCATCTGCTGCGTCAGTACCGGGTCGTCGACATGGCCCGCAAGGTCGTCGGGGTCGGCAGCGTCGGCACCCGCTGCTGGATCATCCTGCTGCTCGGCAGGGACGACGAGGATCCGCTGCTGCTGCAGGCCAAGGAAGCCGACCGGTCGGTGCTGGCCCCGTACGCCGGGACTAGCGCCTACGACAACCAGGGCCAGCGGGTCGTCGCCGGGCAGCGCCTCATGCAGGCCGCCGGCGACATCTTCCTCGGCTGGGAACGCGTCACCGGCATCGACGGACGCCAACGCGACTTCTACGTACGCCAGTTGCGGGACTGGAAAGGCATCGCCGAACCCCAGCTCATGGTCCCCAAGGACATGCGCGCCTTCGGTGAACTCTGCGGCGCCACCCTCGCCCGCGCCCACGCCCGCTCCGGAGACCGCATCGCCATCGCCGCATACCTGGGCGCCGGAGATGTCTTCGACCGTGCGCTCACCGAGTTCGCCGAGAGCTACGCGGACCAGAACGAACGCGACCATCAGACACTTACCGACGCCGTACGTACCGGCCGGGTCCACGCCCAAAACGCGTAGCGCCTGCAGGGGGGCCGGAGACGACTGCCGCGCCGCACGGCACGGCAGGAGGACGACTCGGATGGCCGGGCAGGAGGTCCTGCCGTCGGCCGTCGGCCGGGGTGGTCCTCAGGACCGCGACGCCGCGTGTTCCTCGACGATCAGTCCCGCAGGGGCTGAAACCGACGCGGTCCGGCCGTCGGAGCCGATGGTGACGTCGAGTCGTTCTCCCGCGACGGTGAGCCCTGTGATGGCGAGTGCGCCGACGGGAAGCGGGCCCGTCGAACGGAGGTGGAGACGGCCGGCGGGTACGTCGGGATCCAAGCCGGTCAGCGCGGTCATGAGGGCGATGGCTGATGCCGCCGACCAGGCTTGTGGCCGGCAGGCGGCCGGGTAGGGGACCGGTGCGGGGGTGTCCGTGCGTGCGTCGCCGCCCCATAGTTCCGGGAGCCGGTAGTCGAAGGCCGGTGCCGCGGCGAGGATGCCCTCGACGAGCCTGGCGGCGGCCTCGGGGTGGCCGCTGCGGGCGAGGCCGGTGACGGCGATCGCGGTGTCGTGCGGCCAGACGGTGCCGCAGTGGTAGCGCAGCGGGCCGAAGCCGCCGGACCTGGACGACATCGTCCGCAGCCCGTAGGCGTCGGACATGTCGGGGGCGGCGAGTCGGGCCGCGGCGGCGGCGGTCTCGTCGGCGTCGAGGATGCCGGTGGCCAGGAGGTGGCCCATGTTGCTCGCGACGGCGTCGACGGGGCGGCCCGAGGCGTCAAGTGCCATGGCGGGGTAGGGCCCTTGCTGGTCGGAGACCCAGAAGCGGGCGCGGAAGCGGTCGGCGAGGCCGGACGCGAAGGTCCGTCGGCGTTCGCCGTCCGGCAGTCCGAAGGCGTCGAGGAGTGCCGCTCCGGCGAGGGCCGCCTCGTAGGCGTAGCCCTGTACTTCGGCGAGAGCCAGGGGCGCCTCGGCGAGTCGGCCGTCGGTGAAGCGGACGGCGTCGCCGGAGTCTTTCCAGCCCTGGTTCGCCAGGCCGGTGCCGCTGTGGTCGACGTAGGAGAGGAAGCCGCCTCCGGCCTGGGCGGCGGCGTCGATCCAGTCGAGCGCGGCCACGAGCGTGGGCAGCAGCGGTTTGATGTCGTCGGCGGGCAGGCCCCAGCGCCATGCGTCGTGGAGGAGGCAGATCCACAGGGGGGTCGCGTCGACGGTGCCGTAGTAGACGGGTGGCAGGCGAAGGCCCTGGCCGTCGTCGAAGACCCCGCGCCGCACCTCGTGGAGGATCTTGCCCGGCTCTTCCTCCGTCGCCGGGTCGGTGCGGGTGCCCTGCTGTGCGGCCAGGGTGCGCAGGGTGCCGAGTGCGAGGTCGGTGCCCAGCGGCAGGAGCATCCGTGCGGCCCACAGGCTGTCCCGGCCGAAGAGCGTGAAGAACCAGGGGATCCCCGCGGCGAGGAACGTGTCACCGGGCGATGCGGCCATGGCCATGCGCAGCGAGTGGAGGTCATCCAGGCTCTGCGCGACGAGTGCGGGCAGCCGTCGGTCGTCGGCGGTGACGTCCGGACGCTGCCAGGTGGGCCGGGGATCGGCGGCCGTGACGACCGCGTCGGGTTCCGAGATCTCGACGGCCAGGTGCAGGTCGACGCTCTCGCCGGGCTCGACCGTGAGTGTCCAGGTCAGGGTGGAGTTCTCGGC carries:
- a CDS encoding DUF2252 domain-containing protein encodes the protein MADQVSGRLPEERAARGRAARADAPRSAHAAYQPSAKRPDPVDTIEAQSAARLPELVPIRYGRMLESPFRFYRGAAAIMAGDLADTPRSGITAQLCGDAHLLNFRLLASPERHLVFDINDFDETLPGPWEWDVKRLAASLAIAGRENGYTDAERTLVVQTTVRSYRERMRHFADLGNLAVWYTQADADALRALADRRLGARGRERTRRAMAKARSRDSLQAFEKLTRVADGRRRITPDPPLIVPLQDLLPGVEREALEERLRELIERYSHTLQSDRRHLLRQYRVVDMARKVVGVGSVGTRCWIILLLGRDDEDPLLLQAKEADRSVLAPYAGTSAYDNQGQRVVAGQRLMQAAGDIFLGWERVTGIDGRQRDFYVRQLRDWKGIAEPQLMVPKDMRAFGELCGATLARAHARSGDRIAIAAYLGAGDVFDRALTEFAESYADQNERDHQTLTDAVRTGRVHAQNA
- a CDS encoding glycogen debranching N-terminal domain-containing protein; the encoded protein is MTSPERQPLLHDLAVTLAAPTVVLSRPDGNLDAAAPGAGVQGLFHADVRAVSLLRVTLRPVCEPSREHHGTVRPGTGAADGDEGWLPVVSVMNAADGPGRSRFVGLAQALGDAVPDPTVRVDRRRTVTPGLLTEQLTVRSTATTPVHLAVRVDIAGDLVTLDHAKAGLAARSPLEPTGELSSATGMLSWSDGTVAVTVSAPAATPDAENSTLTWTLTVEPGESVDLHLAVEISEPDAVVTAADPRPTWQRPDVTADDRRLPALVAQSLDDLHSLRMAMAASPGDTFLAAGIPWFFTLFGRDSLWAARMLLPLGTDLALGTLRTLAAQQGTRTDPATEEEPGKILHEVRRGVFDDGQGLRLPPVYYGTVDATPLWICLLHDAWRWGLPADDIKPLLPTLVAALDWIDAAAQAGGGFLSYVDHSGTGLANQGWKDSGDAVRFTDGRLAEAPLALAEVQGYAYEAALAGAALLDAFGLPDGERRRTFASGLADRFRARFWVSDQQGPYPAMALDASGRPVDAVASNMGHLLATGILDADETAAAAARLAAPDMSDAYGLRTMSSRSGGFGPLRYHCGTVWPHDTAIAVTGLARSGHPEAAARLVEGILAAAPAFDYRLPELWGGDARTDTPAPVPYPAACRPQAWSAASAIALMTALTGLDPDVPAGRLHLRSTGPLPVGALAITGLTVAGERLDVTIGSDGRTASVSAPAGLIVEEHAASRS
- a CDS encoding response regulator transcription factor, with the translated sequence MPHNVLLAEDDRAIRHALERALPLEGYEVTAVADGVEALAQAHRSPPDVLVLDVMMPGIDGLQVCRVLRAEGDRTPILMLTARVETADRIAGLDAGADDYVVKPFDVDEVFARLRALLRRTDLAVGVPEEQQRMPGAQVAVAGLRIDPPARRVWRGEREIDLTRTEFDLLELLARNAGIVLDHSTIYDRIWGYDFGPGSKNLAVYVGYLRRKLDEPGASALIHTVRGVARGRVSSIRVMVGFQACGALGRPG
- a CDS encoding MalY/PatB family protein, with product MLPKTTPDATPATLAAPTHPGAHPNPLGQLSLDELRRRTSMKWRTYPEDVLPLWVAEMDVPLAEPVARALTDAIALGDTGYPAGTAYAEALAEFAGKRWGWDDFAVERTAIVPDVMLGIVEMLKLVTGPGDPVVVNCPVYPPFYQFVRHMDRTVVEAPLGEDGRLDFAELESAFDRVTEGGRRRAAYLLCNPHNPTGTLHTTDELTTVARLSHTYGIRVVADEIHAPLVSPGARFVPYLTVPGGENAFSLMSASKAWNLAGLKAALAIAGPDAAAELAELPEEVSHGPSHVGILAHTAALRDAGPWLDALLLGLDENRRLLSDLLAEHLPSVGYAPSESTYLAWLDCRSLPLGDDPASAFLERGRVALNSGIPFGTGGAGHVRLNLATSAELLTEAVRRMARALA